A window from Salvia miltiorrhiza cultivar Shanhuang (shh) chromosome 2, IMPLAD_Smil_shh, whole genome shotgun sequence encodes these proteins:
- the LOC131009678 gene encoding uncharacterized protein LOC131009678 produces the protein MVIHSARIEDDERNKLAQWLLEHSLGGKLEFGAKKEAATLFKVDLKTIWSQVSKQRACGVPVQVKSIRKGSSYKNKMQVDVEKIKNLSVLQRSSMRVMSTNLGVSKSLIHKWVKEKKLKPHTNAIKPFLTPQNRMSRLKWSLNQLSSISEDGFIKFQTMYNTIHINEKWFYRTKTNDRYYLLPDEGEPYRTCKSKRYIEKIMFMCAVARPIFGLDGRCIFDGKFGIFPFTTMEAAQRNSKNRMKGTMEVKPITAVTKEVMKCCLLKEMIPNFKAKWPVGANKHIYIQQDNAKPHIKSNDPDFLVVANTDGFKFQLVCQPANSPDTNVNDLGFFRAIQTLKDQKPAGNVEELLKNVKDAYDEYPPEKLNHVFITLQSCYHEIIKARGGNDYKIPHMNKERLSRLGLLPDCIQVEETLVRETLQFMELDASAEGEIYNLGSIIERLEQVDITE, from the exons ATGGTCATACATAGTGCTAGAATcgaggatgatgaaagaaataagTTAGCACAGTGGCTTCTTGAGCATAGCCTTGGAGGGAAGCTCGAATTTGGTGCCAAAAAAGAGGCAGCAACCCTCTTCAAAGTCGATTTGAAGACAATTTGGAGCCAAGTGTCAAAGCAAAGAGCTTGTGGTGTACCTGTACAAGTAAAATCCATTAGAAAAGGCAGTTCATACAAAAACAAGATGCAAGTAGATGTTGAAAAAATCAAGAATCTTTCTGTGCTTCAAAGGTCATCAATGAGAGTCATGTCTACAAACCTAGGTGTGTCTAAATCTTTGATTCACAAGTGGGTGAAGGAGAAAAAGCTTAAACCACACACAAATGCAATAAAACCCTTTCTTACCCCACAGAATAGGATGTCAAGACTGAAGTGGAGCCTAAATCAGCTTAGTTCAATAAGTGAAGATGGTTTTATAAAGTTTCAAACAATGTACAACACCATTCACATCAATGAGAAGTGGTTTTACCGTACCAAAACCAATGATAGGTATTACCTGCTGCCGGATGAAGGGGAACCATATCGTACATGCAAATCAAAGAGGTACATTGAAAAGATTATGTTTATGTGTGCCGTTGCCCGACCAATATTTGGCCTAGATGGCAGATGCATCTTTGATGGAAAGTTTGGCATATTTCCTTTCACAACCATGGAGGCAGCACAACGGAATTCAAAAAACAGAATGAAAGGTACCATGGAAGTGAAGCCAATCACAGCAGTTACTAAGGAAGTGATGAAATGTTGCCTTTTAAAAGAG ATGATACCTAACTTTAAAGCTAAGTGGCCAGTGggagcaaacaagcacatataTATCCAACAAGACAATGCAAAACCCCACATAAAATCCAATGATCCAGACTTTTTAGTGGTTGCAAATACTGATGGTTTTAAATTCCAACTAGTATGCCAGCCTGCTAATTCACCGGATACAAATGTCAATGACCTAGGGTTTTTCAGAGCAATACAGACATTGAAGGATCAAAAACCAGCAGGGAATGTGGAAGAGTTACTCAAGAATGTTAAAGATGCATATGATGAATACCCACCAGAGAAGCTAAACCATGTGTTCATTACTTTGCAAAGTTGTTACCATGAAATCATCAAGGCAAGGGGAGGGAATGACTACAAAATTCCACACATGAACAAAGAAAGACTCTCAAGACTGGGGTTGTTACCAGATTGCATTCAAGTTGAAGAAACACTTGTAAGGGAAACACTACAGTTTATGGAGTTGGATGCAAGTGCAGAGGGAGAAATTTACAACCTTGGATCAATCATAGAAAGGCTGGAGCAGGTTGACATCACTGAATAG
- the LOC131011997 gene encoding transmembrane emp24 domain-containing protein p24delta3-like, translating into MKLGEARWLWTLLIVAAAVPAARGLWLDLPSTGSKCISEELHNNAVVLADYYAFIGEDYDVNATQTPTITVKVTSPYGNEIHHSEKVAHGQFAFTATEAGNYLACFSLDGDQGGKKVTVGIDWKTGIAAKDWESVARKEKIEGLELELKKLEEAVETIHNNLYHLVNREAEMREVSESTNARVAWYSLMALTICIVTSILQVLYLRRYFRKKKLI; encoded by the exons ATGAAGTTAGGGGAAGCGCGTTGGCTGTGGACGCTGCTCATAGTGGCGGCGGCGGTTCCGGCGGCGCGTGGGTTGTGGTTGGACTTGCCGAGCACGGGATCGAAGTGCATCTCCGAGGAATTGCACAACAACGCCGTTGTTTTAGCTGATTACTACGCATTCATCGGAGAAGACTACGATGTCAATGCTACTCAGACTCCGACCATCACCGTTAAG GTTACATCACCATATGGAAATGAAATCCATCATAGCGAAAAAGTTGCTCACGGTCAGTTTGCCTTTACGGCAACTGAGGCTGGGAACTACTTGGCATGCTTTTCACTTGATGGTGATCAAGGAGGTAAAAAGGTGACTGTTGGTATTGACTGGAAAACTGGAATTGCTGCAAAAGATTGGGAGAGTGTTGCAAGGAAGGAGAAGATTGAG GGGCTTGAACTTGAGTTGAAAAAATTAGAGGAAGCAGTGGAAACTATCCATAATAACTTGTATCATCTGGTAAACAG GGAGGCGGAGATGAGGGAGGTTAGCGAGAGTACTAACGCTAGAGTTGCATGGTATAGTTTGATGGCCCTCACCATCTGCATCGTGACCTCGATTCTCCAGGTTCTGTATTTGAGGCGATATTTcaggaagaagaagctcattTAG